A genomic segment from bacterium encodes:
- the cutA gene encoding divalent cation tolerance protein CutA, whose protein sequence is MSLLRRRTLPPPLLCRWDLDKTYLRSEFDTLRQLWRTVRERGEDKVEVPGVPEVLKGLKAAASRTGRAIGIHFVSASPPQIGRAIRDKLALDGVPYDGIVFKDQLQHLTRGQFTRLREHVGFKLRELLAGRLAVPAETRELLFGDDWESDPLTYSLYADVLAGTLAPDDLTPILARLGVAPEAVLAVVGLAREAQGRGGVERLFINLERRTPPAVFRLLGPRLVPTFNYFQTAVVLAADGWLAVEDVAAVARALVARSGYTPRRLENSLADCVRRGLLESAAARRLALPLRDAGLLPPVPGPRWIEWVKTHLPRAPWHAARGAARLGGRAGAPAAAARAGRGGGSVVTPFVVVLVTAGSAEEAERLARTLVGERLVACANVVGPVRSIYRWQGAVEDAAEYLLVLKARAADLAAVEARVRALHSYEVPEIIALPVEAGSAPYLAWLADATDRRG, encoded by the coding sequence ATGAGCCTCCTGCGCCGCCGCACGCTTCCGCCGCCGTTGCTCTGCCGCTGGGACCTCGACAAGACCTACCTGCGCAGCGAGTTCGATACGCTCCGCCAGCTCTGGCGCACCGTGCGCGAGCGCGGCGAGGACAAGGTCGAGGTGCCCGGCGTGCCGGAGGTGCTGAAGGGTCTCAAGGCTGCGGCGTCCCGCACGGGGCGCGCGATCGGCATCCACTTCGTGTCGGCGAGCCCGCCGCAGATCGGCAGGGCCATCCGCGACAAGCTCGCACTCGACGGCGTTCCCTACGACGGCATCGTCTTCAAGGACCAGCTCCAGCATCTGACCCGCGGGCAGTTCACGCGCCTGCGCGAGCACGTCGGCTTCAAGCTGCGCGAGCTCCTCGCCGGACGGCTCGCGGTCCCCGCGGAGACGCGCGAGCTCCTCTTCGGCGACGACTGGGAGTCCGACCCGCTCACGTATTCGCTCTACGCCGACGTGCTCGCCGGAACGCTCGCACCCGACGACCTGACGCCGATCCTGGCCCGCCTCGGCGTCGCACCGGAGGCGGTGCTCGCCGTCGTCGGCCTCGCGCGCGAAGCGCAGGGGCGCGGCGGCGTCGAGCGCCTCTTCATCAACCTCGAGCGGCGCACGCCTCCGGCGGTCTTCCGCCTGCTCGGGCCGCGGCTCGTGCCGACGTTCAACTACTTCCAGACCGCGGTGGTGCTGGCCGCCGACGGCTGGCTCGCGGTCGAGGACGTCGCGGCCGTCGCGCGCGCCCTCGTCGCGCGCAGCGGCTACACGCCGCGCCGGCTCGAGAACTCGCTCGCCGACTGCGTGCGGCGCGGGCTCCTCGAGAGCGCGGCGGCGCGGCGGCTCGCGCTGCCGCTGCGCGACGCCGGCTTGCTGCCGCCGGTGCCGGGCCCGCGCTGGATCGAATGGGTGAAGACGCACCTGCCGCGCGCCCCGTGGCACGCCGCCCGCGGCGCCGCTCGACTGGGAGGCCGTGCTGGCGCGCCTGCGGCCGCCGCGCGCGCCGGTCGCGGTGGAGGCTCGGTCGTGACGCCGTTCGTCGTCGTGCTCGTCACCGCCGGCAGCGCGGAGGAGGCCGAGCGGCTGGCGCGCACGCTCGTCGGCGAGCGGCTCGTCGCCTGTGCCAACGTGGTCGGGCCGGTGCGCTCCATCTATCGCTGGCAGGGCGCGGTCGAGGACGCGGCCGAGTACCTCCTCGTCCTGAAGGCGCGCGCGGCCGACCTCGCCGCGGTCGAGGCGCGCGTGCGGGCCCTGCACTCCTACGAGGTTCCGGAGATCATCGCGCTGCCGGTCGAAGCCGGCTCGGCGCCGTACCTGGCGTGGCTCGCAGACGCGACAGACCGCCGCGGCTGA
- a CDS encoding NUDIX domain-containing protein, producing MSAGALVDRREGAGRRVPPAARRRLEDGALVWSLPNGHVEAGEHDEQAAVREVREETGLDAAIEQPSGRVAARGCGTDDVRWDEAAAMMRHTNERRLGRPAAALLGQPEPM from the coding sequence GTGTCCGCGGGCGCTCTCGTCGACCGCCGCGAGGGCGCCGGCCGGCGCGTGCCGCCGGCAGCCCGGCGGCGACTCGAGGACGGTGCGCTCGTCTGGAGCCTCCCGAACGGGCATGTCGAAGCGGGTGAGCACGACGAGCAGGCGGCCGTACGCGAGGTGCGGGAGGAGACGGGTCTGGACGCGGCGATCGAGCAGCCGTCGGGCCGCGTCGCCGCCCGCGGCTGCGGGACGGACGACGTCCGCTGGGACGAGGCCGCGGCGATGATGCGCCACACGAACGAGCGCCGGCTCGGGCGACCTGCGGCGGCGCTGCTCGGGCAGCCGGAGCCGATGTGA
- a CDS encoding glycosyltransferase produces MSADATSLRVLLTNGALAIRAGTELWVRDVALALQARGHRPVVYSPVLGELADELRRATVPVVSELGALATPPDVIHGHHHLETMSALLRFPGVPAISVCHGWLPWQEAPPLHPRIHAWVAVDEVCRDRLVCEHGIAPARTRLLLNFVDLHRFPARATPPPTRPQRALVFGYTASEDTWVPVVRAACARAGVPVVDVVGYGAGNPTPAPEALLPRYDLVFAKARSALEALAVGAGVILCDARGTGGLVTSDVLAALRRLNLGVRTLGRPLTPELLAAEIARWNAADVAEVSRRVRAEAGLDAAIDVLEGLYREAVAAPLPVDAAAEGAATASYLAWLGAMVKQRLQREADALARERHDGRLAAAEAAGGGARRAPL; encoded by the coding sequence GTGAGCGCGGACGCGACCTCGCTGCGCGTGCTCCTCACCAACGGCGCGCTCGCCATCCGCGCGGGCACGGAGCTGTGGGTGCGCGACGTCGCGCTCGCGCTCCAGGCGCGCGGCCACCGGCCGGTGGTCTACAGCCCGGTCCTCGGCGAGCTGGCGGACGAGCTGCGGCGGGCGACGGTCCCGGTCGTCTCGGAGCTGGGCGCGCTCGCCACGCCGCCCGACGTGATCCACGGGCATCACCACCTCGAAACCATGAGCGCGCTGCTGCGCTTCCCCGGCGTCCCGGCGATCTCGGTGTGCCACGGCTGGCTGCCGTGGCAGGAGGCGCCGCCGCTCCATCCGCGCATCCACGCCTGGGTGGCCGTCGACGAGGTGTGCCGCGACCGCCTCGTCTGCGAGCACGGCATCGCACCGGCGCGCACGCGCCTGCTGCTCAACTTCGTCGATCTGCACCGCTTCCCGGCGCGTGCGACGCCGCCGCCCACGCGGCCGCAGCGCGCGCTCGTGTTCGGCTACACGGCGAGCGAGGACACCTGGGTGCCGGTCGTCCGCGCGGCCTGCGCGCGCGCCGGCGTGCCGGTCGTCGACGTCGTGGGCTACGGCGCGGGAAACCCGACGCCCGCGCCCGAGGCGCTGCTGCCGCGTTACGATCTGGTGTTCGCGAAGGCGCGCTCGGCGCTCGAAGCGCTCGCGGTCGGCGCCGGCGTGATCCTGTGCGACGCCCGCGGCACGGGCGGCCTCGTCACCAGCGACGTGCTCGCGGCGCTGCGCCGTCTGAACCTCGGCGTGCGGACGCTCGGGCGACCGCTCACACCGGAGCTGCTGGCCGCGGAGATCGCGCGCTGGAACGCGGCCGACGTCGCCGAGGTCTCGCGCCGGGTGCGCGCGGAGGCCGGGCTCGACGCCGCCATCGACGTCCTCGAGGGCCTCTATCGCGAGGCCGTCGCGGCGCCGCTGCCGGTCGACGCGGCGGCGGAAGGGGCGGCCACGGCGTCCTACCTCGCGTGGCTCGGTGCGATGGTGAAGCAACGGCTGCAGCGCGAGGCCGACGCGCTGGCGCGCGAGCGGCACGACGGCCGGCTGGCGGCGGCGGAGGCGGCCGGCGGCGGCGCGCGACGAGCTCCGCTGTGA
- a CDS encoding MBL fold metallo-hydrolase, giving the protein MARPLRPDRRHGAPRAARVGGAAAWRARCGGTVALHASRAAFAVAGTPLAPERLLHDGDEIPWAEGTLRVVHTPGHESGHCCLFEPTRGWLFTGDTVLSTGTTVIAPPDGDMQAYLASLERLRGLGAATIFPGHGPPLADPTAVLDRYLAHRRAREAQIAAAVAAGVETIPALVAHCYPDLHPGLRWAAALTVQAHLTKLARDGGAAVTADGRWRPA; this is encoded by the coding sequence ATGGCGCGCCCGCTGCGGCCCGATCGGCGGCACGGGGCACCACGGGCTGCCCGAGTCGGCGGCGCTGCGGCATGGCGCGCCCGCTGCGGCGGCACGGTCGCGCTCCACGCCAGCCGGGCGGCGTTCGCGGTCGCCGGGACGCCGCTCGCGCCGGAGCGGCTGCTCCACGACGGCGACGAGATCCCGTGGGCCGAGGGCACGCTGCGCGTCGTCCACACGCCCGGGCACGAGTCGGGGCACTGCTGCCTCTTCGAGCCCACGCGCGGCTGGCTGTTCACCGGCGACACCGTCCTCTCCACGGGCACGACCGTCATCGCGCCGCCGGACGGCGACATGCAGGCGTACCTGGCGTCGCTCGAGCGGCTGCGCGGGCTCGGCGCGGCGACGATCTTCCCGGGGCACGGGCCGCCCCTCGCCGATCCGACCGCGGTCCTGGACCGGTATCTGGCGCATCGCCGTGCGCGCGAGGCGCAGATCGCGGCCGCGGTCGCCGCCGGCGTGGAGACGATCCCCGCGCTCGTCGCGCACTGCTACCCGGACCTGCACCCGGGGCTGCGCTGGGCGGCGGCGCTGACGGTGCAGGCGCATCTCACGAAGCTTGCACGCGACGGCGGCGCAGCGGTCACCGCCGACGGCCGCTGGCGCCCGGCCTGA
- a CDS encoding septal ring lytic transglycosylase RlpA family protein, with protein MWWGGAAGLLVAVLVASGCSLGGRATPPPVIGGTQEGVASWYGPGFHGKRTANGEIYDQHDMTAAHPSLPLGTRVLVTNLSNGRAVEVRINDRGPFVGRRVIDLSYAAARSIDMIGPGTARVRIGVITNDTDTRLAAATPAAGIVPAAARPRTVPPAAQVPSELPRAAFVVQVATFSDPNSAEHLRRTIALRFPDAYVDPLDTADGRYHRVRIGPYPLRRVAVARAELINRLGWPAIIMEHPGP; from the coding sequence ATGTGGTGGGGTGGAGCGGCGGGGCTGCTCGTGGCGGTGCTCGTGGCGTCGGGCTGCTCGCTCGGCGGACGCGCGACGCCGCCGCCCGTCATCGGCGGCACGCAGGAGGGCGTCGCGTCGTGGTACGGGCCCGGCTTCCACGGCAAGCGCACCGCCAACGGCGAGATCTACGATCAGCACGACATGACCGCCGCACACCCGTCCCTGCCGCTCGGCACGCGCGTCCTCGTGACGAACCTCTCGAACGGGCGCGCCGTCGAAGTACGCATCAACGACCGCGGGCCGTTCGTCGGGCGGCGCGTGATCGACCTGTCCTACGCGGCGGCGCGGTCGATCGACATGATCGGTCCGGGTACGGCCCGCGTACGCATCGGCGTCATCACCAACGACACCGACACGCGCCTCGCCGCGGCGACACCCGCCGCCGGCATCGTCCCCGCCGCCGCCCGGCCGCGCACGGTGCCGCCCGCCGCGCAGGTGCCGTCCGAGCTGCCGCGTGCCGCCTTCGTGGTCCAGGTGGCGACCTTCAGCGACCCGAACAGCGCCGAGCACCTGCGCCGCACGATCGCGCTCCGCTTCCCCGACGCCTACGTCGATCCGCTCGACACCGCCGACGGCCGCTACCATCGCGTACGCATCGGGCCCTACCCGCTCCGCCGCGTGGCGGTCGCGCGCGCCGAGCTGATCAACCGCCTCGGCTGGCCGGCGATCATCATGGAGCACCCCGGCCCGTGA
- a CDS encoding YebC/PmpR family DNA-binding transcriptional regulator — protein MSGHSKWSTIKHKKAAKDAKRGKVFTKLIKEITVAARMGGGDPKGNPRLRTAVLEARKSSMPNDTIERAIKKGTGELEGVSYEEIIYEGYGAGGAAVMVEVVTDNRNRTVAEIRNVFDKHGGNLGTTGSVGWMFTKRGLIAVERAGIDEDAVMEIALEAGAEDVTDAGEMLEVYTTPEGFVGVKEALEAANVALASAEVTMIPSSTQAITGKPAEQMVRLLEALDDHDDVQKVSSNADIAAEELERLSA, from the coding sequence ATGTCGGGCCATTCCAAATGGAGCACGATCAAGCACAAGAAGGCCGCCAAGGACGCCAAGCGCGGTAAGGTCTTCACGAAGCTCATCAAGGAGATCACGGTTGCCGCGCGCATGGGCGGCGGTGACCCGAAGGGCAACCCGCGGCTGCGCACGGCCGTCCTCGAGGCGCGCAAGAGCAGCATGCCCAACGATACGATCGAGCGCGCCATCAAGAAGGGCACCGGGGAGCTCGAGGGCGTCAGCTACGAGGAGATCATCTACGAGGGGTACGGGGCGGGCGGTGCCGCGGTGATGGTCGAGGTCGTCACCGACAACCGCAACCGCACGGTCGCCGAGATCCGCAACGTCTTCGACAAGCACGGCGGCAATCTCGGCACCACCGGCAGCGTCGGCTGGATGTTCACCAAGCGCGGCCTCATCGCCGTCGAGCGCGCCGGCATCGACGAGGACGCGGTGATGGAGATCGCCCTCGAGGCGGGCGCCGAGGACGTCACCGACGCGGGCGAGATGCTCGAGGTCTACACCACGCCGGAGGGCTTCGTCGGCGTGAAGGAGGCGCTCGAGGCGGCGAACGTCGCGCTCGCCTCGGCCGAGGTGACGATGATCCCCTCGTCGACGCAGGCGATCACCGGCAAGCCGGCGGAGCAGATGGTGCGCCTGCTCGAGGCGCTCGACGATCACGACGACGTCCAGAAGGTGTCGTCGAACGCGGACATCGCGGCGGAGGAGCTGGAGCGGCTCTCGGCCTGA
- the ruvC gene encoding crossover junction endodeoxyribonuclease RuvC has product MRALGIDPGSRRTGWGVVEQAGSRLCHVASGTIVLDARDAVAPRLARLHAAIAVLVREWTPDAVALERAFVARNVQSAFRLGETRGAVLAAVAAAGVTLHEYAPAQVKLAAVGHGGADKDSVGRGVTAMLRLGERPAVDAADALALALCHLQQAPYLAALARAGVRR; this is encoded by the coding sequence GTGCGGGCACTGGGGATCGACCCCGGGTCCCGGCGGACGGGGTGGGGCGTGGTCGAGCAGGCAGGGTCGCGCCTGTGCCACGTCGCGAGCGGCACGATCGTGCTCGACGCGCGTGACGCCGTCGCCCCGCGTCTCGCCCGGCTGCACGCGGCCATCGCCGTGCTGGTCCGCGAGTGGACGCCCGACGCCGTGGCCCTCGAGCGGGCGTTCGTCGCACGCAACGTGCAGAGCGCGTTCCGGCTCGGCGAGACCCGCGGGGCGGTGCTGGCCGCGGTCGCCGCCGCGGGCGTGACCTTGCACGAGTATGCCCCGGCGCAGGTGAAGCTCGCCGCGGTCGGCCACGGCGGCGCCGACAAGGACAGCGTCGGCCGCGGCGTGACCGCGATGCTCCGCCTCGGCGAGCGTCCCGCCGTCGACGCCGCCGACGCGCTGGCCCTCGCGCTCTGCCATCTCCAGCAGGCGCCGTACCTGGCCGCGCTGGCGCGGGCGGGGGTGCGGCGGTGA
- the ruvA gene encoding Holliday junction branch migration protein RuvA → MIARLAGTLLEREPDLVVVDAGGVGYAVHVSLQTLAALPPVGQAVHLLIHTEVREDAIELFGFGTARERTLFHLLRRVKGIGPRLALAVLSGMPADELARTVAAGDRARLEAIPGIGRRTAERIVVECREAAAALAVSSGSPRLPLDAPGGETEEAVSVLVNLGYARSEAERAVRQVGRTQGTLEDVVRAALQGLGG, encoded by the coding sequence GTGATCGCACGTCTCGCCGGGACGCTCCTCGAGCGCGAGCCCGACCTCGTGGTGGTCGACGCCGGGGGCGTCGGCTATGCCGTCCACGTGTCGCTCCAGACGCTCGCCGCGCTGCCGCCCGTCGGGCAGGCGGTCCACCTCCTGATCCACACCGAGGTGCGCGAGGACGCCATCGAGCTCTTCGGCTTCGGCACGGCGCGGGAGCGCACGCTTTTCCATCTCCTGCGGCGGGTGAAGGGCATCGGCCCGCGGCTCGCGCTGGCCGTGCTCTCCGGCATGCCCGCCGACGAGCTGGCGCGCACCGTCGCGGCCGGCGACCGCGCGCGACTGGAGGCCATCCCGGGCATCGGCCGGCGCACCGCGGAGCGCATCGTCGTCGAGTGCCGCGAGGCGGCGGCGGCGCTGGCCGTCTCGTCCGGTTCGCCGCGCCTGCCGCTCGACGCGCCCGGCGGCGAAACGGAGGAGGCCGTGTCGGTGCTCGTGAACCTCGGCTATGCGCGCAGCGAGGCCGAGCGTGCCGTGCGCCAGGTCGGCCGCACGCAGGGTACGCTCGAGGACGTCGTCCGTGCGGCGCTCCAGGGGCTCGGCGGCTGA
- the ruvB gene encoding Holliday junction branch migration DNA helicase RuvB, with protein MAARATDGPIAPEALDEDLVSEMPLRPRTLDEYVGQEHVRENLRVQIAAARARGDVLDHVLLCGPPGLGKTSMAHVIASELGAAVRPTSGPVLERPGDLAALLTNLERGQVFFIDEIHRLSHVVEETLYPAMEDFQLDLVVGQGPTARSIRLPLQRFCLVGATTRAGLLTSALRDRFGATFRLDFYATADLERILVRSARILGVALDPDGGAEIARRSRGTPRIANRLLRRVRDFAEVRASGRVTRDVARDALRLLDVDEAGFDRMDRALLLTIIDKFSGGPVGLDTLAAAIGEERDTIEDVYEPFLIQEGFLARTPKGRVATVLAWEHFGRRPGTPAAPVQGKLL; from the coding sequence ATGGCTGCGCGCGCGACCGACGGCCCGATCGCTCCCGAGGCGCTCGACGAGGACCTCGTCAGCGAGATGCCGCTGCGGCCGCGCACGCTCGACGAGTACGTCGGGCAGGAGCACGTGCGCGAGAACCTCCGCGTGCAGATCGCCGCCGCGCGGGCGCGGGGCGACGTGCTCGATCACGTGCTGCTGTGCGGGCCGCCCGGGCTCGGCAAGACGTCGATGGCGCACGTCATCGCCTCGGAGCTGGGCGCCGCCGTGCGGCCGACCTCGGGCCCCGTGCTCGAGCGCCCCGGCGACCTCGCGGCGCTGCTGACGAACCTCGAGCGCGGGCAGGTCTTCTTCATCGACGAGATCCATCGCCTGAGCCACGTCGTCGAGGAGACCCTCTACCCGGCCATGGAGGACTTCCAGCTCGACCTCGTGGTCGGGCAGGGGCCGACCGCGCGCTCGATCCGCCTGCCGCTCCAGCGCTTCTGTCTCGTCGGTGCGACCACACGCGCGGGGCTCCTCACCTCGGCCCTGCGCGATCGCTTCGGCGCCACCTTCCGCCTCGACTTCTACGCCACCGCCGATCTCGAGCGCATCCTCGTGCGCTCGGCGCGCATCCTGGGCGTCGCCCTCGATCCCGACGGCGGAGCCGAGATCGCGCGCCGCTCGCGCGGCACGCCGCGCATCGCCAACCGGCTCCTGCGCCGCGTGCGCGACTTCGCGGAGGTGCGGGCGAGCGGCCGCGTCACGCGCGACGTCGCGCGCGACGCGCTCCGCCTGCTCGACGTCGACGAGGCCGGCTTCGATCGCATGGATCGCGCGCTGCTGCTCACGATCATCGACAAGTTCTCCGGCGGTCCCGTCGGGCTCGACACGCTGGCCGCGGCCATCGGCGAGGAGCGCGACACGATCGAGGACGTGTACGAGCCGTTCCTCATCCAGGAGGGGTTCCTCGCGCGCACGCCGAAGGGTCGGGTCGCGACGGTGCTCGCGTGGGAGCACTTCGGGCGTCGTCCGGGCACGCCTGCCGCGCCCGTCCAGGGCAAGCTGCTCTGA
- a CDS encoding glycosyltransferase family 39 protein, with the protein MPLGATLLAAACILHDIGEKSLWFDEGLSVYFARAPADELWRIVRTREINAGLYYLLLRLWLHCGDSEAWVRGLAGAAVIATVPVLWGLGRRLLGRVAAGAAAILFATHPLAVQYGQEARTYGVVMLAVTLATLALVRGLDGGRPAAWAAWAGALVVGLYLHFFAALVGVAHGVAILLRGPSRVPWRYVAPAAALIVVAALPLIGFVLTQDAGQIDWLRPPTAGDVRWVLLGFSGYGETLGLALAALAWLLGAAGVFYGTRRWETALVVAWATLPPLLAWLVSFRKPVFLDRYLLVALPAATLLAGAGVARLGAWPLCGALLAALLAVQAQGLERLWKHMPKEDWRGAARVIAAGAQPGDVYTCWTAPGCATLAYYLARQPAGVRPRQVLIVDELAAVGASPPVAGRVAALAAEPRVWLVTSHVRVGRADRGSDLDALEARLGATGHVRERQWPGRGVGVSLWSAPAP; encoded by the coding sequence GTGCCGCTCGGCGCCACGCTGCTGGCGGCGGCGTGCATCCTCCACGACATCGGCGAGAAGAGCCTCTGGTTCGACGAGGGGCTGAGCGTCTACTTCGCCCGGGCGCCGGCCGACGAGCTGTGGCGGATCGTGCGCACCCGCGAGATCAACGCCGGGCTGTACTACCTGCTCCTGCGCCTGTGGCTGCACTGCGGCGACTCCGAGGCGTGGGTGCGGGGGCTGGCGGGCGCCGCGGTGATCGCGACCGTGCCGGTCCTGTGGGGGCTCGGCCGCCGGCTCCTCGGCCGCGTGGCGGCCGGCGCGGCGGCGATCCTGTTCGCGACGCATCCGCTCGCCGTGCAGTACGGCCAGGAGGCGCGCACCTACGGCGTCGTCATGCTCGCCGTCACGCTCGCGACGCTGGCGCTGGTGCGCGGGCTCGACGGCGGTCGCCCGGCGGCCTGGGCCGCGTGGGCCGGGGCGCTCGTGGTCGGGCTCTACCTGCACTTCTTCGCGGCGCTGGTCGGCGTCGCGCACGGCGTGGCGATCCTGCTGCGCGGGCCGTCGCGCGTGCCGTGGCGGTACGTCGCTCCGGCGGCGGCGCTGATCGTCGTCGCCGCCCTGCCGCTCATCGGCTTCGTCCTCACCCAGGACGCCGGCCAGATCGACTGGCTGCGGCCGCCGACCGCGGGCGACGTGCGCTGGGTGCTGCTGGGCTTCTCGGGCTACGGCGAGACGCTCGGCCTCGCCCTGGCGGCGCTCGCATGGCTGCTCGGCGCCGCCGGCGTCTTCTACGGCACGCGCCGGTGGGAGACGGCGCTGGTGGTCGCGTGGGCGACCCTGCCGCCGCTGCTGGCGTGGCTCGTCTCGTTCCGCAAGCCGGTGTTCCTCGATCGCTATCTCCTGGTGGCGCTGCCGGCGGCGACGCTGCTGGCCGGTGCCGGCGTCGCGCGCCTCGGCGCCTGGCCGCTGTGCGGCGCGCTGCTCGCGGCCCTGCTCGCCGTGCAGGCGCAGGGCCTGGAGCGGTTGTGGAAGCACATGCCGAAGGAGGATTGGCGCGGCGCGGCCCGCGTCATCGCCGCGGGGGCGCAGCCCGGCGACGTCTACACCTGCTGGACGGCGCCCGGCTGCGCGACGCTGGCGTACTACCTCGCCCGCCAGCCCGCCGGCGTGCGCCCGCGGCAGGTCCTGATCGTGGACGAGCTCGCCGCCGTCGGCGCGTCGCCGCCGGTGGCCGGCCGTGTCGCCGCGCTCGCGGCCGAGCCCCGGGTCTGGCTCGTCACCTCGCACGTCCGCGTCGGGCGCGCCGACCGCGGCTCGGACCTGGACGCGCTGGAGGCGCGTCTGGGCGCGACCGGCCACGTGCGCGAGCGCCAGTGGCCGGGGCGCGGCGTGGGCGTCTCGCTGTGGAGCGCGCCGGCGCCGTGA
- a CDS encoding sigma-70 family RNA polymerase sigma factor, translating to MTAPPAAAADAVFAAHERHLWALCYRMSGVAADADDLVQETFLRFVERPPRDPAGPLRPWLVRVAMNLARDLLRRRRRRRYVGPWLPAAVETDAAEASVHEPSHEPASTEGRYDLLESVGFAFLLALEALTPQQRAVLLLRDVFDYPVRAAAAALGTSEANVKVLHHRARRRMAAYDRTRRPPTRDLADATRVALVTFVAGITRGDVAAVEALLAADVRAISDGAGEFHAARRIVVGRTRVARFFIGLARRRPATLATTLRTVNGLPALVVEFGPGLRGDPPRGVIRLDLDADGRIAAVHAVLATRKLAAVRFADPPPVGR from the coding sequence ATGACGGCGCCCCCGGCAGCGGCGGCGGACGCGGTATTCGCTGCGCACGAGCGCCACCTCTGGGCGCTGTGCTACCGCATGTCCGGCGTCGCCGCCGACGCCGACGACCTCGTGCAGGAGACGTTCCTGCGCTTCGTCGAGCGCCCGCCGCGCGACCCGGCGGGGCCGCTGCGCCCCTGGCTGGTGCGGGTGGCGATGAATCTGGCGCGCGATCTCCTCCGTCGTCGGCGGCGGCGGCGCTACGTCGGCCCGTGGCTGCCGGCAGCCGTCGAGACGGATGCGGCGGAGGCGTCCGTGCACGAGCCGTCGCACGAGCCGGCGTCGACCGAGGGCCGCTACGACCTGCTCGAGAGCGTCGGCTTCGCGTTCCTGCTCGCGCTGGAGGCGCTGACGCCGCAGCAGCGCGCCGTGCTGCTTCTCCGCGACGTGTTCGATTATCCCGTGCGCGCCGCCGCCGCCGCGCTCGGCACCAGCGAAGCGAACGTGAAGGTGCTGCACCACCGCGCCCGCCGCCGCATGGCCGCCTACGACCGTACCCGCCGCCCGCCCACGCGGGACCTCGCCGACGCCACCCGGGTGGCCCTCGTGACGTTCGTCGCCGGCATCACGCGCGGCGACGTCGCCGCGGTCGAGGCGCTGCTCGCCGCCGACGTGCGCGCGATCAGCGACGGGGCCGGCGAGTTCCATGCCGCGCGGCGCATCGTCGTCGGCCGCACGCGCGTCGCACGCTTCTTCATCGGCCTCGCCCGCCGCCGGCCGGCGACGCTCGCCACGACCCTCCGCACGGTGAACGGCCTGCCCGCGCTGGTCGTCGAGTTCGGCCCCGGGCTCCGCGGCGACCCGCCCCGCGGCGTGATCCGGCTCGACCTCGACGCCGACGGCCGCATCGCCGCGGTGCACGCCGTCCTCGCGACGCGCAAGCTCGCGGCGGTGCGCTTCGCCGACCCGCCTCCCGTGGGTCGGTAG